The genomic stretch CTCTAGCTCGGCCAGTTTGCGCCGCGTGATGTTCTCGTGCGCCACCAGCGCGAACTGCGCACCGTCCTGCGTGAACGCCGTGACGCGCGCCACGAAGAACCGCTGCTCGGTCGGCGAGTGGCACGGGTACTCCAGTTCGAACAGGGCCGCCCGGCCGGCCAGCACGTCCCGGATCCCTGCCGCGATCTGCTGCGCGTCCTCCTGATCGGCCCCCAGCGCCGCCTCGCACACGGACAGGTAGTTCACGCCGACGTCGTCGCTGCCCCCATTCTCCTGCGAGAAGACCCGCCACGCCGCATTCACGGCCAGGATCACGCCCCGGTCATCCAGGATGGCAATGATGGCGGACAGCGCGTCGAAGGCGGCGCCGGCAAATCGCTGCGGCACCGTCGTCACATCCGGCCCGCGACTGGAGGACGGACGCGGTGGCCGGCGCGGGCAGTCATGCCGCTCACCCTAACAGCTTCCCCTGCCGCGCACCCGGGCGGACGTCACAGGCTGCCCGGGTGCGGCAACCGTAAAGCCTGCCGCGCTGGTCGCCCCGCCCGACCTGCGCTAGGCTGAAGCGATGTCCAGACCCTTCACCGTCCTGCTGGTCGAGGACGAGCCCGCCGACGCCGAACTGTTCCAGGACCTGCTCGCCGAGGTGGCCGCCGACATCCGCGTGGAACACGCCGAGAACGGGCAGGCCGCCCTGGACCTCCTGCAACGCCCCGGCGCCCAGCGCCCCGACCTGATCGTCCTCGACCTGAACATGCCCGTCATGAACGGGCACGACTTCCTGTCGCAGGCCAAGGCTGTTGCGGACCTGCGGGCCATTCCCGTGATGGTCCTCTCGACCAGCGACCACCCGGACGACATTCACCGCGCGTACGACGCCCACGCCGGCGGGTACGTCGTGAAGCCCGGCAGCTACCAGGAGTACACCCAGGTGCTCGACACCGTGCAGGCCTACTGGCGCGGCCTCGTGCGCCTGCCCCGCCTGGAGGACCTGGCCCGCTGAGTGCTCCTGGGAAGCCCACGGGCCGTACAGAGAAGGGGCACCTGAACGCGGGTGCCCCTCCTCTGTACGGCGTGCGCAGCGTCAGCCCAGCAGCAGCAGCGCCTTGTGGAACGCCCAGCCGAGCACGATGCACACGGGGATCGTGAACACCCACGCCTGCACGATCCGGCCCGCGACCTGCCACTTGACCTTCTTGAAGCCCTTGGTGGTGCCCACGCCCATGATGCTGGTGCTGATGGTGTGCGTGGTGCTCACCGGGATGCCCAGCGCGGTGGCGCCCGTGATGATCGCGGCGGCGCTCGCCTCGGCGACGAAGCCGTCCACGGGTTTGAGATCCACGACCTTGAAGCCCATGGTCTTGATGATGCGCCAGCCGCCCATGGCGGTCCCCAGGCCCATCGCGGCGGCGGCCGACAGGATGATCCACAGCGGCACCTGCTCGACCTGCGTGCCCAGGTAGGCGCTCAGGGCGAAGGTCATGATGCCCATGGCCTTCTGCGCGTCGTTCCCACCGTGGCTGAAGGCCATGAAGGCCGCCGAGCCGATCTGCAGCCAGCGGAACGTGCCGGTCACGGTGCGGGGCCGCATGTGCCGCAGCACCAGCCACGACAGCAGCGCCATCAGCAGGATCGGCACGATGAAGCCCAGGACGGGACTGGTGAACAGACCGGTGACGGTCTTCTGCACGCCCTTGGGAATGATGATGCCCCACCCGCCGGCCGCGACGCCCGCGCCCACCAGCGAGAAGATCAGCGCGTGGCTGGAGCTGCTGGGCAGGCCCTTCCACCACGTGAACAGGTTCCAGACGATGGCGCTCAGCAGCGCCGCGCCGGTCAGTTGCAGGGTCGCGAACTCCTGCGGGACGATGGACGTGGCGATCGTCTTGGCGACGGCCGTGCCGGCCAGGGCGCCCACCACGTTCAGGATGGCGGCCATGGCGATGGCCTGCGCGGGTGTCAGGACCTTCGTGGCGACCGAGGTCGCGATGGCGTTCGCGGTGTCGTGAAAGCCGTTGATGAAGTCGAAGGCCAGCGCCAGGAAGATGATGATGAGAAAACCGATCAGCAGAGGTTCCATGCAGCCGGGCCTCAGGCGTTCTTCAGCAGGATGCTTTCGACGGTCTTCGCGACCCGCTGCGCCTGATCGCTGGCGTCCTCGATCAGCGCCACGATCTCGCCGCCACGCATGGCGCGGATCATGCCCGGCACGTCGTTCACGCCGTCGTACAGGTGACGCTGCACCTCGTCGCTGATGGTGTCGCCCTGGTCCTCCAGCGCGCGGATCTCGCGGGCGATGCGGGTCAGTTCACCCAGCTGCCCCTTGTTCTCGATCAGCGGCATGCCCTGCGCCAGCAGCGCGCACTGCTGCTCGACGATGCGGGCCAGCTGCGCCATCTGCGGCAGGGGCTGCTCCACGCCGTACAGGCTGAGTTTGCGCGCAGCGTCCTCCATGTCGTCCACGAGGTCGTCGAGTTCGTTGTTCAGGCTGATGATGTCCTCACGGTCGAAGGGCACGATGAACGACTCGGCGAGCAGGTTGGTGATCTCGCCGGTCAGGCGGTCGCCCTCGTGCTCCAGGTCACGCACGCGCTTCACCTTGGCGTCCACGTCGGTGTAGTTCTCCAGCAGATCGACCAGTGCGGTGGCGGTCGCGTGGGCGTTGCGGGCGGCTTCAGCGAACTTCAGGCTGAATTTGGGGTTGCTGGGCATGAATTTAGACAGAACCATGACAATCCTCCCGATTCTCCACCCGAATGTCATGGGAATGTCAGCCCGGGCGGTCAAGGTGAGGCGGGAGGGCCAGTCTGGTCGCCTCCCGCCGTTGAAGGGTTAGTGTACCGGGTTCAGGGCAGCTTGAGGGGTTCTGTGAAGGTGGCGCGGCAGCTGCCGTAGCAGTCGGTGATGGTGTTCGCGCCCGCCGGGGTGCTCTTGTCATCCGGGATGATGTCGCCCGCGCCGTAGCCGTCCCCACCGAAGATGCCGCCCATCAGGCCGATCCCGGCAGCAGGTTTGCCGCTCAGGCCCAGCGCCGTCCAGGGAATGGCGAGTTCCACGGTCTGCTCGGGGGCCGTCCCGCTGCTGGCCTGCAGGTAGTCAGCGGCACTCCCCTCGGTGGTGGCGGTGTCGCTCTGCACGAGGCGCAGCTGGGCCTTCTCGGTGCCGTAGCGGGCGATGAAGGCGTTCACGCCGTCCACCTGACCGCCGAAGGTCGCGGCGCGTTTCCAGGCGTCGAACTGATCGGCCTGTTTCGCGCCGCCGGGCGCGGTGTCGAGGTACAGGATGGCACTGTTGCCGTCCACGCGGTACGTGTACGCGAGGTACAGGTACTGGGCGTCACTATCGGCCCGCAGGCTCAGCCAGTTGTTGTTCGCGCCGAAGGTCCCCTCGGCGGGGCTCTGCACGCTGACGGGGGGAGCGGTCCAGTCGCTCAGGTCGCCGTCAATGGTGTACTTCGTGCGCAGGTCGCGGGCCAGATCGATGTTCGCGTCCTGCGCGGGCGCCGTGACGTTCAGGGTGCCGTCCACGTACCCGCCCGCGCTGGCTTTCAGGGTCTGCGCCCCGGCGGGCACCCGCAGGGTGTAGGTGCCGTCCGGGAAGGTGATCGCGTAGTTCAGGCTGGGGGTGGCGCTCGTGGCCTCCACCAGGGCCCCGCCCAGGTTCTGCCCGCCGCCCGTGACGCGCCCGGTGATCGTGGCGGCCGGGACGGGCTGCTCGCTGAAGTCGTACGTGCCGCTGTAGGCGTTGCCGTTCGTGCCGACCACGTAGGCGCGGTCGCCCTGGCCCGGGGCCTCGTAGCCGCCGTTCTTCGCGCTGGCGCTGTCGTTGCCGAACTTGAACTTCACCTCGCGGAAGAGGGGCAGGTCGATGCTGGTCTTCCACACGCCCGGCGTGTCCTGGGTCATGGGGTACTCGATCTGGCTGCCGGTGTCGAAGCGGCGCAGTTCGATGGGCCCGTTGCCCTGGGTGCGGGCGTCCACGGTGAACGTCACCTTGGCGGTGTTCTTGCTGCTCGCCGTGCCGGTGACCGTCACGCCCCTGCTCTCGGCCCCGGCGCTGTCCACCGTGACCACGCGGAAGGTGGTGTTGACGTCGTTCGTCAGGCCGCGCACCAGGAAGCTGCCCTGCGTGGCCGGGATGGGCGCGAAGTTCACGAGGCGCTCGGTGCCGCCCGCGGGCGTCACGTACACGCGGTACCCGGCGACCTTTGCGTCCGTGCCCGGCGTCCAGGTGAGCTGCGCGGCGCTGTCCCCGGCTTTCGCGGTCAGCCCCGCGACCTCGGGCAGCGCCGGGTTCACGGTGCCCGCCGCGCCGGAGCCGCTGGGCGCGGTGACCGCCAGCACGCTGCGGGCGGGCACGCGGCCCACCAGTTTGCCCCCGCTGACGCTCAGGGTCATGGTGCGGCCCGTCACCTCGGTCAGCGCGGTGCCGGAGAAGGTGCCCAGCAGCGGAATCCCGCCGCCACTCAGGCTGCCCAGATCCAGTTCGGTGTCGCCGTTGTTCACGACGAA from Deinococcus soli (ex Cha et al. 2016) encodes the following:
- a CDS encoding response regulator; this translates as MSRPFTVLLVEDEPADAELFQDLLAEVAADIRVEHAENGQAALDLLQRPGAQRPDLIVLDLNMPVMNGHDFLSQAKAVADLRAIPVMVLSTSDHPDDIHRAYDAHAGGYVVKPGSYQEYTQVLDTVQAYWRGLVRLPRLEDLAR
- a CDS encoding inorganic phosphate transporter; protein product: MEPLLIGFLIIIFLALAFDFINGFHDTANAIATSVATKVLTPAQAIAMAAILNVVGALAGTAVAKTIATSIVPQEFATLQLTGAALLSAIVWNLFTWWKGLPSSSSHALIFSLVGAGVAAGGWGIIIPKGVQKTVTGLFTSPVLGFIVPILLMALLSWLVLRHMRPRTVTGTFRWLQIGSAAFMAFSHGGNDAQKAMGIMTFALSAYLGTQVEQVPLWIILSAAAAMGLGTAMGGWRIIKTMGFKVVDLKPVDGFVAEASAAAIITGATALGIPVSTTHTISTSIMGVGTTKGFKKVKWQVAGRIVQAWVFTIPVCIVLGWAFHKALLLLG
- a CDS encoding DUF47 domain-containing protein, with translation MVLSKFMPSNPKFSLKFAEAARNAHATATALVDLLENYTDVDAKVKRVRDLEHEGDRLTGEITNLLAESFIVPFDREDIISLNNELDDLVDDMEDAARKLSLYGVEQPLPQMAQLARIVEQQCALLAQGMPLIENKGQLGELTRIAREIRALEDQGDTISDEVQRHLYDGVNDVPGMIRAMRGGEIVALIEDASDQAQRVAKTVESILLKNA
- a CDS encoding alpha-amylase family glycosyl hydrolase, with product MKRFHMVGRAGALAALTLSLSACSLFKAPNATPRTWQDEVIYFAMTDRFANGNPANDNGPGRDAGDRTDRTNPLAWHGGDFAGLKAKIDEGYFKKMGFTAIWVSPVVLQVPAINTGSGPSQGKPFAGYHGYWAEDFQKVDPHFGTLDEYKALIDTAHRNGIKVIQDIVVNHAGYGATLTKTNPDWFHTQADCDASSNKTTDCDLAGLPDFKQELPAVTAYLNDFVTYWRGATGIDGLRIDTMKHVPDAYWTQFFKAGGAGDPAKIWSVGEVFDGNPAYLARFMNELGAPSVFDFALYFAFKDQMSSAGGNLDRVADVFAQDGVYRDPTRLTTFVDNHDVRRFVTEVTERGGSAAQAAERLDLALSTMYFSRGTPSVWQGTEYAQAGKGDPYDYPLGQGNREDMDFTRLGSSTLDERLGALAAARAKYRALTRGAQQELWRPNGGAPVLAYRRVLSGVQGVAGQPVVFVVNNGDTELDLGSLSGGGIPLLGTFSGTALTEVTGRTMTLSVSGGKLVGRVPARSVLAVTAPSGSGAAGTVNPALPEVAGLTAKAGDSAAQLTWTPGTDAKVAGYRVYVTPAGGTERLVNFAPIPATQGSFLVRGLTNDVNTTFRVVTVDSAGAESRGVTVTGTASSKNTAKVTFTVDARTQGNGPIELRRFDTGSQIEYPMTQDTPGVWKTSIDLPLFREVKFKFGNDSASAKNGGYEAPGQGDRAYVVGTNGNAYSGTYDFSEQPVPAATITGRVTGGGQNLGGALVEATSATPSLNYAITFPDGTYTLRVPAGAQTLKASAGGYVDGTLNVTAPAQDANIDLARDLRTKYTIDGDLSDWTAPPVSVQSPAEGTFGANNNWLSLRADSDAQYLYLAYTYRVDGNSAILYLDTAPGGAKQADQFDAWKRAATFGGQVDGVNAFIARYGTEKAQLRLVQSDTATTEGSAADYLQASSGTAPEQTVELAIPWTALGLSGKPAAGIGLMGGIFGGDGYGAGDIIPDDKSTPAGANTITDCYGSCRATFTEPLKLP